CAGACTCTGATAAATTCAGTAACCCAATTAAGTTATTCACCATCCCCTTTATTGAAAATTTTCAAAAACACAAACTAATAACGCTTTTGCTAGTTGCTACAATTAGCTTGCTTGGTTTTAAAAGCATTACCAATCAAAAGATTCCCACATCAGTTTGGCTTGAAGATTTAACATCACCAGAGGTCGAATCTTTAATCGCCCAAGGCTATGTTAACGCACTCGTTCCTACTGGTGGCACGGAGCAAAATGGTGCCCATATGATTTTAGGGAAACATAACTATGTACTAAAAACAACTGCAGAAACTATTGCCAAACAAGTAGGTAATACGTTAATTACACCAATTATCAAATACGTGCCAGAGGGAAATATAAACCCACCTGAAGGTCATATGCAGTTTGCAGGCACCTTATCAATTAGTGAAGCAACTTTTGAAGCTATATTAACCGAAACCACCCAAAGTCTTATCCAGCATGGTTTTAAAAATATTTTCTTTATTGGTGATAGCGGTGGCAACCAAGCCAGTCAAAAAAAAGTAGCTAACCAGCTCAATCAGCTTTACTCAACTCAAGGTATAAAAATACATCACATTGCTAGTTATTATGCTAATAGAGAGCAAGAGACATGGCTAAAAAACCAAGGATTTGCTCAAGGTCAAATCGGCTTTCATGCAGGGATAAGAGATACTTCAGAGCTACTCGCTAGTAATGATTATGGTGTAAGAAAATATCTATTAAATGAACAAGGAAAGCATTCTGGAAGTGGCGGTGAGTTTGGTTATTCTTCTGTTTATTTGGGTAAAAAACTGTTAGGTATCAAAATAAATACAACCGTTAAATACATGACTCAACTTACTGAGTAAATATTTTCAAAATAAAAATAAAAGGGCAGCCATTTGCCTGCCCCTTCAAACTATACCCCTATGCTAGCCTGGCGGATTAGCTGGTGGATTAGCTGGTGGATTAGCTGCAGCAGCTGCTGCTCTACAGTTACTTGGTACCCAAGCGTCTTCCATGTCAGTTCCTTTTTGACATGCCCATTGCAATGAGCCATTTTGGTCTGAAGGAGCTAATATTAGCTGAGCATTACTTTTCACTTCAGTATCATAGGTAATAGTGATTTTACCCTGTGCACCAACAACTACATTTGATACTGCATTTCCAGTAGCGCCAGCCCAACCAACAGCAGCTGGTGCACTAGCGTCAGTTAAAGCTTGAAGTTGTGTATTTCCATTAACAGCCCAGTATTCTGCAACTGCTGCTTTAGCTCCTGCGGCTAAGTTTAAACCTTCAGAAACATGGGATCTTTTTGTGTAATTTTGATAAGCAGGTATGGCGACTGCCGCTAATATGCCAATAATTGCTACCACAATCATCAGCTCTATCAGCGTAAAGCCTTGCTGATTTCTTTTCATTGTTTGAGTCTCACTCCGTACTAAAATTTAACTACTCTTTGTGTATTTATTAGACATCAAGTGTGTTATGAGCATTTTTTATGCGAGCACTTAAGTACAGTACTACTTAACGAGCCCATCTCTTAGCCCATCAGCCAAGGAATTCAGCGCATTTACACTTAATCGACCTATTCAATACCATACATGTTGAAATATACGACAAAAAATGTAGAATAGTTCACAGTTTACTAGCACAATTGTTTTCCGACAAAAGGATAGTGTCGATCTATCCTACAATTTTCAGTCAAATTAGCCACAGCGAAGATTTTTTAGGGTAGGCAACAAGCGATGAAGCCCTAGGAGCCTATAAATAATAGGTGACTAGGGTGCAGGCAGTTTATTGCTCCTGCATAAACTGCATTTACACCGTCCTAGTGCTCAGCGCAGGTAACAGCCCCTAAGAAGTATTCGCAAAGGCTAATACAACATGTGCCAAATATTATGCATTAATTAATGGCTATTTTGCAATTTGTTGATGAAATTCTTATAGCGAATAACAACTAGTTAAAACTTAAACAGCTTAAGTTGTACATATTTTGTAGTACAAAACTACTCGTATTTGAGTGTTTCTGATGCAAATTGATTCATTAACAACCTGTTTTTAGTAAATGGCTGGCTGTTTTTATGATTTTTTAAGCTATAAGTATTAAATGACTACTTATCAGCCAATCCCAAAATATAAACATCTCGTCCTGCTAGACTTTCCAATCCTTCCTACCACCATGTACTATTTGTTTACTGTTACAATAATAAAGCACTAACTAAGTAATTTAGTATGTCTTCATATTTTGTTCTAGCCGATCAATTTTTAACCTTGACTATTAATCAATCTATTGTTGACTAGATTTTCAGTACTTCCTTAACAAAAGAATACTGATGCTGTATTAGAGGTAGAGCTATGAATCAGCCCAGTGTTGGGTTAACTAACCCAAAAGCTGACTTTTTAATTGTTGGAGGCTTGTCGCTAGTGGCACTAGCCATAGTTGTGCTATTTGAGCCTTGGTTTAAAGGATTTGACCTATGGTATCTAACTTGGTTGTTAGCATTCTTTATTAATGGCCCCCACTTCCTCATTAGTTATTTATTGTTTTATCGTTTAGCTGGTCGCCGTGTAACCAAAGAGCCTCGTTTTATATTTGCAGGTATAATTACTCCCATAGCTTTAGTATCTACATTTGTTTTAGCTTGGTTTTTTAACAATGCTACTCTGATGGTTCTAATGCTTTACACTATGTTTTTTCTGGTTGGCTGGCACTATGTTAAACAAGGTTTTGGGATATTAATTGTTCACTCTTCAATCAGAAAAGTATACTTTTCTAAAAAAGCTCAAGAACTTATTAGATTATGCCTCCATCTATTATGGTTTGCTTCTTTTTTAAACATTTTCAACTCGATCAATGGTTTCGGCCAATATTGGAACCTTGAATATCCCATCCCTACTGTATCCACAACCCTTATTCAAACATTCCAAGTCTTAGCTTGCCTTGGTTTAGTATTCCTAATTGGGTATTTTTTCCTCCGCCGTTATCAAGGAATTAAAGACAGCCCAAGCGGATTGCTGGGTTTATTTATTCAATATGTATGGTTACTACCTGTGTTTTACCATACAGAATATGCCTTACTAATTCCGATGTTCCACTCCCTGCAGTACATGCTTTTCGCAAGCAATGTTGTAACTAATTTAGAAAAGCAGAAAGATCAAGCGAATGCAAAGAAGAAAATAATGATTAATTGGTGGGGTAGCGCTTTTATTTTAGCCGCTTTAGGCTTTTACTTTATACCTGACTACCTAGATAGCACCTTAGGAGCCCCAAGTAGCTTTGGCGATGCACTATTCTTTTTATTAAGCTTTATTCTCTTTATTAATATACATCACTACATCATAGACTCTGTTTTATGGAAGAGAGAAAGTGGCTTAGTAAGAGACTACCTTAAGCCATTAAAGCAACCTGCCTAGTTATGTTGAAAGCAGCCAAGGATGGCCTCAAGAATAAGAACTAGCCAGCATTCATTCCACTGAAGCTGTACATTTTTTGTTGTATGAAAATACGGCATCACCCGTTTCACTTGGTTATTAAATACTCATCCCGGCGTATTCTTGGTTGTTTTTTAACTGGTTTTTAGCTGTTGAGTGGTTTTTGTTAGTAATAATTAACCAATTAGTCTAAAGCAGGTGATTCTTTGACACCTCAAGTTCTTTACTTTTTTTGACGACTATTCACTGCTCATGATACTTTCTCGGCCACTTTAATTGTCGGCTATTTCAATCTATATGGGTGGATCATGCTTACTAATATTAAGGAGTTAGACAAGTTTGCAGATGATGATGAAGACATCAATGATGATCTTCAAGATTATGCAGAAGAAATCACGAAGGAGTTTTTGCAATCCCCAGAGGGTGAAGCCCTACAGGGCAAAGACAATGATCCAGGCTACTGGTGTTGTCAGTTTATATTTTTTGGTTATCAGTATATTGGTACAACCCTTCCTAGAATGTCAGTGGCTGAAGCCGATGAAATAGTCACTGATATATTCCCTAGAAAAATCTCACTATCAGCCCCTGAAGACGCCACTGAAGTAATTCCAGAGCTTATTGCTTTTTGGCACTACCTTGGCCGTGTTTACAAACTAAGCAACAAAAACAAAATTATTCAATTATTAGAAGACCTTCAAGCCGACTACCTAAGCATCATGAATGACCCTTCTCGTTTTGGGATGGCAAAGCAGTTCATGATGGGTGCTCAACAAGCAGGTTATGATATAAGCGACAAGGACAGCCTTAATCAGTACATGCAAGAGTACAACCAAAGCATGATGCTACAACGCGCCTTTTCAGAAGATATGTTGTTAGACAATGAGCCTGAGAATGAACCTAGAACCAAAGTCAGCAAAGCTAAGGCATTAAAACAAAAAGCCAAGAAAAAAATGGCTAAAAAATCCAGGAAGACCAACCGGAAGAAAAAATAATATCTAGTGCAATCATTGATTGCACTCGAATGATATCATTGCTATCATCAGCCTAAAAGTTAACCTTTAACCCCTATAGGTGGCTGATGGCAAATTTAGTTGTTCGTAATATTGATGATGATGTCGTAAAAGCTCTCAAAGCCTTGGCAGGCAAGCATGGTATTAGTGCGGAAGCTGAACACCGCAGAATTCTTGAAGCAGCCCTATTAAGGCCAAAAAAGAAAAGCTTTGTTGAAGCATTACAAACTATACCCAATGTAGGTCTTGATTCAGACTTTGAGCGTGTGCAGGACGACCAAGAGACCGATGTATTTAGTTGATACTAATGTAATCAGTGAAGTCAGGAAAGTTAATAAAGCAAACCCTGGAGTAGTAGATTTTTTCAAAAAGACAGAACGTGAGGATGCAAGAATCTATCTTAGTGTCATTACTATAGGAGAGCTACGCAGAGGCGTAGAAAAAATACGCCATCGTGGCGATATTAAACAAGCCAACCAACTGGAAAAGTGGCTAAACAATATTATTGTTAATTTCTCTAATAATATTCTGGAGTTTTCTGAAACAGAAGCAAATGTATGGGGAAGGTTAAGGGTACCCCACCATGAAAATGCCATCGATAAACAAATTGCAGCGACAGCATTAACTTATGGCTTAACGCTTGTCACCAGAAACACTAATGACTTCACCCAAACAGGAGTAAAACTTTTAAACCCTTTTACTTAATCACTTCAATGCGCATGTACCGGCCTGGTGGCTCTTCTCTTCTGCCGTTTCAAATTAGGTTTGCTAGGTTGTTGTACCCAGGCACCTTTTAGTTTAGCCAGGTCATATTTAGGGAGTGGATTAAACTGGTCACTTATTTCACCAGCAGTTTGGAATATAACCAAAGAGACTAAGATGATAGGTAGCCCCCAAGAAGCTCCTTGGGATAGCGCCACTACGCCTAATAGCAATATTACAGTTGCCAGTGTTTTTAGCATCATAGTGACTACCTCCTTAGCGCACTTCAGGGTATCTCTAAAAATGCACTTTTTAAAGACACCCTTTTGTTCTATTTTAGCACACTGATAATCACAATTATGATTAATTGGTAATATAGCTATCACAGTTAATTTATACCCTTCTCTTTGGCTATAGGTTGGTTTATATAAATTAATTTTGTTGGATTGTAATACTCCTGGTTTTTTTTAAATAAAAAACTTCCAACTATTTACTAACCAAACCCAACAACCATTTCAAGTTAAAACTCAACCTTCTAGCCCCCTTAAACTAAGGTCGAAAATCAATTTGCTACGTAAAAACTTTATAATTCGATTTCAACACAGACAAAACCAATCAATGGAGTGATTTTATGAAATTTTGCAAAACAAAACTTGCCTCTGTTTTATTAGCTTTATCTTGCAGTTTTGGCGTACAGGCAGGTGATAATATTAGCTACCAAGAAGCTGAAGCCAATCAGTTAATTGATTATTTACAAACACAAATTCCAGAACATATTAATGCCACTATTACGTATACTGAAACTAATGAAGACAGCTCAACATTAAATATCAATGTTGGTAATAATATTAATGATTTAATTGAGCCAAGCCCTTCCAGATGGATTAAAGCCAGAACCAAGTGTACATATTTTCATATCAATGCTGCCGAACGCAGTTGCTCTTTAGATGGTACTACGGTAATTGGGCGTGCCACTTTAAAGCGGGGAACTTACCCTCAAGCATGTAAAGCTGCCAAGAAAGCCGCTAACGATCAAGCACCACGAGGCTGTAGAGCTAAGCACTGTTCTCCTTGTACTTATGAATAGTTAACTATAATTGCTAGCCTCTAGTTTGAGGGGCTAGTTGACTCTTTCAACTCTTGTGCTGGCAGCAGAATATATAAATGCCAGCGATAGAAACCCTACCAGATCGAAACTTATCCTACTCTAAAACTTCATCTTTGGCTGCAAACCCATACAACTCACAACCGTAATCGACACAGGGCTTATATATTTCCTGCCTAATTGAGTCTTACTTCAGGCTGAATCACCCCAACGGTTATACCCGTCTACACTTATGTTACTGGAGATCTCCACCTAGCTAATAAAAGAGGACTTAACATGGCTATTCCAAAACAGGTACAGCAAATCTTGGATGACGAGCAAATCCGTTATCGTGTTGCTGATGTCAGTGACAGTCTAGAACGCCCTCCTAAAAGTGCTACTGCTGTTTCTGTTGTATTGGAAGATGATAAAGGCCAACTACAGATCATTTGCCCTCGGGACCATATGATCGACCTGGAGAAAATGAACGAGAAGCTGGGACGTAAGTTGATGGCTATTTCTTACCGAAGCCTACAGAAACTTTACAGCAACCATGGCTTAGAGGTATTACCTGCAATTCCTCAACTTACCGGACTGCCTGCCTTGGTTGAAAACAGTCTGTTGAGAAACGAATTTATATACATTGATTCAGGCACTCAGCACCAATATATCAAAGTTAAGGATGATGAGTTCAAACGAATAACCGGCAATGCCACTTTTATGGATATCACTACACCCGTAAGGGAGATCCACCAACGATTTCCCCAAGTGGAAGATGATATCCAGGATATTACTAATGCGGTTGAAAACTTTACGTCTTTAAGAATCAAGCAGCGGCTTGAGCAAACCATTGAAATTCCACCACTCCCTGAAACTGCTCAAAAAATAATTCAACTGCGAGTAGACCCAAACGCAGATATTCATCACTTGATTGAGGTTGTAGAAAAAGACCCTAGCTTAGCGGCACAAGTGGTTAGCTGGGCAGCATCACCTTACTACGCAGCACCAGGCAAAATTCGCTCGATTGAAGATGCGGTAATTCGGGTACTGGGCTTCGACTTAGTGATTAACCTAGCCATTGGCTTATCATTGGGCAAAACCTTAAACCCCCCTAAAAATGAGCCAGAGGGCTTCACCCCTTATTGGAAACAGGCTGCTTACTGCTCTTTAGCCGTTGAAGGGATGGTGAGAAAAATCCCTCCCAAACAACGCCCTGAACTCGGATTGGCCTACCTGGGGGGGCTTTTACATAACTTTGGCTATTTAGTGTTAGCTTTTGTCTTTCCCCCTCACTTAGAGCTTATTAATCGTTATCGAGAGGCCAACCCTCATATTAACTATGTGGATATTGAACGACATGTGTTAGGTGTTTCGCGAGATCAAATTGGTGGTTGGTTAATGCAAATATGGGATATGCCTGATGAAGTGGCTAAAGCCATTCGTTACCAAAATGATATTGAATATGTTTCAACCCATGCTGAATATGCCTACCTGCTCTATATTGCTTCACAGATGTTGTGTAAACATGGCATTGGCGATGGCCTGGACGAGCCTATTCCCGAGCACATGTTCAATACGCTTTCACTAACGCCCGGAGAAGCTGAAGAAGCAATTACCAACTTAATCGAGAAAAGTGAAGCAGTAGAGAACTTATATATGACGTTTAATTCCGTTGCCTAGCTCTGCTCCCTTCTACCTATCTAGAGTTTTAATGAAGCCAAAATCTGGTCAGTGGTCCAGTTTTGGCTTATCCAAATTGCCTGAGAAGAAAATAGAATAATCTGCTGAATGTCTTGTAACTTAAGCCAGTGCTGGCCATTTACCTGCTGATTAGCTCTGCCTACTTTACCCCTCGAGGATGTTTTTTTTAAAGGCTTACCCATCGACTGTTCCACCAGGTTCATTACATGCTCAAACCCAGGGAATTGCTGGTAACAGCTAGATATTATCGCTGGCTTTTCATCATCACTGGGGATGTTGGCAATGCAAGTTAAAATCTCCAGATAGTCGTATGGACCAAATGGCTCGATATAAACACGGCCTTTGCCGTTATATTTCTGCCAGATACTCGCCTTTGCCTTCATTGATAGAGACTTGGTAATGGGTGGCTC
This genomic interval from Spartinivicinus ruber contains the following:
- a CDS encoding creatininase family protein yields the protein MSWEQLYSSFIPFIQSTERLYWLYILSSLIICLLFIKKTHGNPKTKELFQLLFPKSVLLHKSAKIDYVYFFLKKVIFILLLVPINGWLYHQITPWLTNHLVLQPITFADNSNLIWLATFSFVSLLAMDFGLFLAHYLFHKVPFLWTFHKVHHSAEVLTPMTVYRMHPVDDLLHMTISMTFMSIASALFTTLFNYQPNTLLVYGLNVFLFVFYLLGYNLRHSHIPVGYAKKVSQWLVSPFMHQVHHSCLKPHIDKNMGFILSVWDRLFGTLYVPKPNEKIRLGVSDSDKFSNPIKLFTIPFIENFQKHKLITLLLVATISLLGFKSITNQKIPTSVWLEDLTSPEVESLIAQGYVNALVPTGGTEQNGAHMILGKHNYVLKTTAETIAKQVGNTLITPIIKYVPEGNINPPEGHMQFAGTLSISEATFEAILTETTQSLIQHGFKNIFFIGDSGGNQASQKKVANQLNQLYSTQGIKIHHIASYYANREQETWLKNQGFAQGQIGFHAGIRDTSELLASNDYGVRKYLLNEQGKHSGSGGEFGYSSVYLGKKLLGIKINTTVKYMTQLTE
- a CDS encoding pilin, coding for MKRNQQGFTLIELMIVVAIIGILAAVAIPAYQNYTKRSHVSEGLNLAAGAKAAVAEYWAVNGNTQLQALTDASAPAAVGWAGATGNAVSNVVVGAQGKITITYDTEVKSNAQLILAPSDQNGSLQWACQKGTDMEDAWVPSNCRAAAAAANPPANPPANPPG
- a CDS encoding FitA-like ribbon-helix-helix domain-containing protein — its product is MANLVVRNIDDDVVKALKALAGKHGISAEAEHRRILEAALLRPKKKSFVEALQTIPNVGLDSDFERVQDDQETDVFS
- a CDS encoding type II toxin-antitoxin system VapC family toxin, which translates into the protein MYLVDTNVISEVRKVNKANPGVVDFFKKTEREDARIYLSVITIGELRRGVEKIRHRGDIKQANQLEKWLNNIIVNFSNNILEFSETEANVWGRLRVPHHENAIDKQIAATALTYGLTLVTRNTNDFTQTGVKLLNPFT
- a CDS encoding HDOD domain-containing protein codes for the protein MAIPKQVQQILDDEQIRYRVADVSDSLERPPKSATAVSVVLEDDKGQLQIICPRDHMIDLEKMNEKLGRKLMAISYRSLQKLYSNHGLEVLPAIPQLTGLPALVENSLLRNEFIYIDSGTQHQYIKVKDDEFKRITGNATFMDITTPVREIHQRFPQVEDDIQDITNAVENFTSLRIKQRLEQTIEIPPLPETAQKIIQLRVDPNADIHHLIEVVEKDPSLAAQVVSWAASPYYAAPGKIRSIEDAVIRVLGFDLVINLAIGLSLGKTLNPPKNEPEGFTPYWKQAAYCSLAVEGMVRKIPPKQRPELGLAYLGGLLHNFGYLVLAFVFPPHLELINRYREANPHINYVDIERHVLGVSRDQIGGWLMQIWDMPDEVAKAIRYQNDIEYVSTHAEYAYLLYIASQMLCKHGIGDGLDEPIPEHMFNTLSLTPGEAEEAITNLIEKSEAVENLYMTFNSVA